From the Pecten maximus unplaced genomic scaffold, xPecMax1.1, whole genome shotgun sequence genome, the window CGACACATATTCTAGTTTAGTCCGCAGTCTGATAAACTTAATGcatatgtattttattgataaaacttatacatgtatgctatATATAGACTACAGGTAAAAACAAAGGGAACCATAGCATTTGGTCCTCACCTGTGGAGATGTAGTGTACTACAAGGCTACCCAGGTCCTATCCTTCCGAGTCCTAGTTTAGGTACCGCTGGAGAATTAGGATTAAACCTCAACTTACAATCACATTaactaaaaaagaaataaaaataagacAGGTGTGgtgatttatttgtttttctatttTATTACTTCAATGATATATTACAGTTGTTGATTAAACTGTGATAGTTAAGTTTGTCTCTTCTATTGCAAAGCCATAGACATACAATACATTGAATGTTTGACGGATTGGTTCCTTTGTATTTTGGATTTTCTaccacgaaaaaaaaaatatatatatatatatccactGATGTAAGGGGATGTCATATTATCATCCATACATAGCCTGAGTAAAATATCGATCTGAGTAATACATATACTCTAATTTGGTTCAACTTCATTGTGTTCAGCATAAGAACtactgaaaaataaattaatatctagaacaccaaacaaaAGACCCATTAAGGACTTCACGGACGGACGAAGGGCGATTTGAACATAATAAACTACACATGGTATTGATAATAGTTTTCGCAGTGAAATATAGTGTTTGGTGGTGAAAATAACGATTTCGATATGTTCACTCCTTTTTTACCTTTCAGTGCACAGTATTTAGAGTAAAAATATCGCCCTTAACGAAAcgattttttttgtgtgaaagcATAAAAAGATTTATCTCCCTTCATTAAGCATTCTTTCAAGAACGGCCATATTGTATCATCAACAAATCATGATCAACCCCAACGATAATCTTTCCTTGTCCAAGCAGCTCAAAAATCGTGCAGAAATACAATTAAAACACACCAAGTCTCTATAGCATACTAACATGGGAATGTTCTCTGAGAATTTGATACGTAATGGGACAGCAGAATTACTTGGACATAGACACCAAACCAGTCCTCAGAGCTCACATCCATCAAAGGAGCATGTATCGCGTCACGATTGATGTCCGTATCAAGTTAGAAAGCATAACAAGAACTTTGCAGTCAAGATTTATTTGTTGGTATTCATCTTACGTGTCCGTCCGCAATCGACTTCAACGGCCTACAATATATCCTAATCACATCCAGGTCACTTCGCCACATTTGACAGCTGTTGTCGgtgatattattatataacttatccCAATAATTCTTCATTGACACATTATAATCTATTGATTCTAGAATATATGCATCAAATTGCTGGAGCACTACACttgttgtatttatttactttatattaATTTTCTTCGAAACTTCTATACCATTTTAGGAACTATATTATTCAGCGGAGTAATTATAACACGTCAAGCAAATATACAGAGCGGCTGATTTAAACTGACATCTTGATGAATAACTTTATCCTGTTAATTTCCTTAGCACTCGTGAAAAAAAGTTTCCATCCCACAAGATAAAATATAAGTGTTATTCATCCAGAaacaaagaataaaaaaaatcgttacATGTGGCCAAATACACCTGCTACTGTGTTTTTTTCAAGTTAATTGATAATAGTGTGAACATAGATACTATTGATTTATATATCGATGAAGTTCAATTCACACATTATTAAACGGGAAAATTAAAGGGAAATATAAAGGAGCCAAGTGAATAAGCATACATACACTTCATTACTTATACTCTACGTAAAGGTTGAATTGTGAGAAGGTCTCCTACTAGAGTCAATCACAATGCTATTTATTCACGTTCACTCAATTTAACTGCATTTTGCCAGCTTcataacaaatgaaaaataaacgCATAGGATAAATTAGTCATTCTCTACATAAAGAGGTTCTCCGAAACGAGCCACAGAAATTAGACTTAACAAGATTCTCCGAAACATCCTAAAGTCCATATTGTTTGAATCGTATCTCTTTAATGAATGCGGTCTCTCCTATATTCATGTATTTGCAGTCTTCTTCTGTGATGATGAATGGCGGATTCCATCTCGAGGCATGAAAGTGATATACACCTGACTTCTTCACTCCTGGCATTGGGTTACAGAAAAAGTCCATATCACGCCGTATTCGCTTAAAATAAAGTAGTTCCTCATTAAAAGTAGGACCTTGCATTCGAATCTGGTTTAGAAGCCTCTGATAAAAATGATCATATAGAGCATAGTCAAGTACAGCCCATTTCCTGTAACGGTCAACATCACCGGCTGTGAACTTAATTTTCTcgaataattcatttttaacatttttcttAAGATAAAACACATCAGACAGTCTCCAATTCAAAAGTCGACGCATTAATATCATACATTCGTCAAATAGTTCCACAATGATAACTAGCTGGAATTCTGATTCTAATTTATCTATATAAAACTGTATTTCGGTTTCATTATGAGTTATGTAAAGATCTGACGGAAATCCAAATTCTCTGGCCATTCTGTTGTTTACGTAACTTTTAGAGTTCAGTTTTGTGTAGCGCGTAGGTTCTTGTAAATATTTCGAAACTGCCAAAGTATCATTAATATCAAGTACTTCTTTAGGCCTGAAATAGTTAAGAATGGATACAAAATGCCCAAAAGGTTCTCGTATGATCCCAATATAGACCGTGTCTCTCGGCATTATTCTCTCAAATGCTATTCTGTCGTATATGACATGGCAGCAGAGGATTTCATAGGATCTATTTGTTGGAGGAGGAAGAATATTCTTTGACGTCACAGTGGTCCCAGTGCTGATAATATTTGGATAAAAAATCTTGTTGACATGTGGAATCACCACTACTAAATCTCTTTTCATGGCATACCGGAGGAAGATGTTTTGTGCTGTTGAACTTGCAGCCTTGTGTACCTTCAGAAAGGCAATGTGTTGCTTCACTCTACCATCATTATTTACACGAAACCAGAGTCCGCTACTCTGGCTTTCGTTATATATATCACGTGCTTGCCAAATGAACTTTTCCCAGTGATTTCGTCCTGATGATCCAGACATGGCATAATATCGGACCTGGAGGATGGACATCATTATCATAAGCAGCAGACACAAAAGTATCCCACGCCTGcaaattaaacaacaaaaaataatattatgaATTGATCAAAAACATTGTTTCAAACTCGAACAGTCAATAAATAGCCAGATCTGTTAGAAACTGCGGCGGTAAACAAGAACTGCGCGAGGTCGTGTTAAACTTGTTCAACCTGAGGATTAGATATTACACATCTTTCGGAAAAAAATTGCATGACAAGTGATTAAAATTCAGGTAATGTAGTTAAATCAATCAGGTCAGATCAATTAAtcatttcaaataaacaataaaaaggAACGAGATTCAAGGATGTATATAATGGTGTGCTTGTTTTAAGTAATTCATCTCCTCGCTAATGTGAAAGAACAGGGAAAAACACcacaggaatcgaacccgggtcTCCAGAGTGTTAAGCCACGCTCTACCTCATAACCAATAGAAGCATGATCCGTCAGCTGAGTAACAGGGACCGTGTTTAACCACATCGACCCGTTCCTTTTACACCAAAATGACCCAGGAGTTGTTAGACATGATGGAGATTTCAATGAAGAAACGTCATGATGGGGTTTTGAACACATGCATGGAATCCTTTAAACTTCTTTTACCAATTACATGTTGATGGCACTGGGCTCCGTGAGGAGTTGGAATACCGTACTCTTGGCTGATGCCGGTGTTTTGAAGTATTGCCGGAGAACTATTTGCAGTTTTGTTGGATGATTTACTTTGAATGTGGCGTCTATCTCTGCAGCAAGAGAACGCAAGACGATCATCAGCTTGATGATATTACCATACCCGAAACATATTTGGTGTCATTTATCCAATATTCTCGTCCAAAAACAAGAGAGACCAGGTTCAGGAACTCGATAAAACgacaaaaaaatgatataacttTTAAGGAATGCATACTTCTTTTTAACTCTAAATACCGTTGGGTACTACTATTCATGCCTTTCTAGCGAACGGACAATTTGGATTAAATCTTCCAATTATTATCAGAGGTTAGTATTCAATGTTATCAATTTAAGCTTAGTATGTAAACTAATCGTCCAAAATAATTGTTTCGTTCAACCTTCAATTTGGGTTACGTTTTCGTTTCGGCGCATATgctattaaatatgataatcaaCTGCCTGTTTTTGTACtacaatgcatatatatgtttaaGCATGAAAAAGGCGTACTTGTTATTGTAGTTACTTGTCAGATGTTTGTTAACATCCGCAGCAGTTCAGTTGTCTTTCCTATCTACTTTACATGATTTACGAAGTATTGCTATGACGTACTGAATtgttttctcttgttttgtttttgtgcaCACAACACACTTTATAAGCTTTATGAAATGTTGACAGCTGTTTCTCTTCTTACCTATTAtcatatctatacatgtatggcACAACATTTCTATCGCATTTATATGTTAATAGCTTAGATAATGGGTAATACCATTATACAACACAGGGTTGTTATTGGTGTTAATTAACTTAGATAATGGTTTATACCATAATTCAACACAGGGTGGTTATTGGTGTTAATTAACTTAGATAATGGGTTATACCATAATACAACACAGGGTGGTTATTGGTGTTAATTAACTTAGATAATGGGTTATACCATAATACAACATAGGGTGGTTATTGGTGTTAATTAACTTAGATAATGGGTTATACCATAATACAACACATGGTGGTTATTGGTGTTAATTAACTTAGATAAAGGGTTATACCATAATACAACACAGGGTGGTTATTGGTGTTAATTAACTTAGATAATGGGTTATACCATAATACAACACAGGGTGGTTATTGGTGTTAATTAACTTAGATAAAGGGTT encodes:
- the LOC117318615 gene encoding galactose-3-O-sulfotransferase 3-like, whose amino-acid sequence is MFGIRQRSGRFKRRGILLCLLLMIMMSILQVRYYAMSGSSGRNHWEKFIWQARDIYNESQSSGLWFRVNNDGRVKQHIAFLKVHKAASSTAQNIFLRYAMKRDLVVVIPHVNKIFYPNIISTGTTVTSKNILPPPTNRSYEILCCHVIYDRIAFERIMPRDTVYIGIIREPFGHFVSILNYFRPKEVLDINDTLAVSKYLQEPTRYTKLNSKSYVNNRMAREFGFPSDLYITHNETEIQFYIDKLESEFQLVIIVELFDECMILMRRLLNWRLSDVFYLKKNVKNELFEKIKFTAGDVDRYRKWAVLDYALYDHFYQRLLNQIRMQGPTFNEELLYFKRIRRDMDFFCNPMPGVKKSGVYHFHASRWNPPFIITEEDCKYMNIGETAFIKEIRFKQYGL